Proteins from one Flavobacterium sp. N2038 genomic window:
- a CDS encoding lipoprotein signal peptidase gives MSLRKAYFLIFLVLIVDQLSKIYVKTNFTLDDHGNEVMIFDWFRIHFIENEGMAWGTKIPGEYGKLILTVFRIFAVFGIGYWLADSIKKRQSTYLIVAIALIFAGAAGNIIDSVFYGVIFDDSHGKLATLFSPEPYGTWFHGLVVDMFYFPIWEGNLPSWLPFFGGKHFTFFNAIFNVADIAISTGVGILLVFNKKAFHTK, from the coding sequence ATGTCATTACGAAAAGCGTATTTCCTTATATTTTTAGTTTTAATTGTCGATCAACTTTCAAAAATTTATGTAAAAACAAATTTTACTTTAGATGATCATGGTAATGAAGTAATGATCTTTGATTGGTTTAGAATTCATTTTATAGAAAATGAAGGAATGGCATGGGGAACAAAGATACCTGGGGAATATGGAAAATTAATTCTAACTGTTTTTAGAATTTTTGCTGTTTTTGGTATTGGTTATTGGTTAGCTGACTCAATCAAAAAGCGTCAGTCTACTTATTTAATTGTTGCTATTGCATTAATATTTGCCGGTGCTGCTGGTAATATAATCGATTCTGTTTTTTACGGGGTTATTTTTGATGACAGTCACGGTAAGTTGGCGACTCTTTTTTCACCAGAGCCTTATGGAACCTGGTTTCATGGTTTGGTAGTAGATATGTTTTATTTTCCTATTTGGGAAGGAAACCTGCCATCTTGGTTGCCGTTTTTTGGTGGCAAACACTTTACTTTTTTTAATGCTATTTTTAATGTTGCAGATATTGCAATCTCTACCGGAGTTGGGATTTTGTTGGTTTTCAATAAAAAAGCCTTTCATACTAAATAA
- a CDS encoding T9SS type A sorting domain-containing protein encodes MKRIFLCILFLFAFQFSFSQAKLNWQGYFSFTEIKDISESSSAVYAASENALFSKTDAANTIKTITTVDGLSGQTISAVYYSEAFKKTIVGYENGLMIVINESDGSIMKIVDIINKQLAPNLKKINHFMEHNGLVYVSCDFGIVQFNLTTLQFGDTYFIGDNGAEISVRQTTFFNGFIYAATSSGIRKADSTNANLIDFKQWLLVNTGNWSSIEALDTELIAINTTGYVHRLNAGAFVGFLQLPQPAVDMRSKNHNLFITIPNLVYVYNNQMILNRQITNTQVLDNTITFTCTTSVGNSIYIGTKEKGLFSSTLSGAAVFENNTPAGPARNSIFSLDVTPGSLWAVYGDYDTYYNPYDLDSYGISKFNTSGWLNIPYSEVYDAKSITRVIINPANEKQVYASSFFSGLLRIEDDVPNFLYNEKNSGLQSITTEGPNYIDVRINATAFDKTGNLWITNSRIKNGLKVLKSNGQWGSYAMTSILDDAEASSYSSILVDRNNVKWIGTNRDGVVGFNETTNTFKKMTFGVDAGNLPIADVRSIAIDTKNQLWIGTTKGLRVLSNIGSFQSESQLKANPIIIMEDNLAQELLYEQFITSIAVDGANNKWIGTADSGVFMVSPNGQETKYHFTINNSPLPSNVVNDIKINSATGEVFIATNKGMISFKGIATEANEDLNNVYVYPNPVRPTYFGTVKIAGLLDKANIKITDIEGNLVYEATSEGGTIEWDTTAFGRYKVSSGVYMIFISAQDGGETKVKKVMIIR; translated from the coding sequence ATGAAGAGAATCTTTCTGTGTATTTTGTTTTTATTTGCATTTCAGTTTAGTTTTAGTCAGGCTAAATTGAATTGGCAAGGGTATTTTTCGTTTACTGAAATAAAAGATATTTCAGAATCATCTTCAGCGGTGTATGCCGCTTCAGAGAATGCATTGTTTTCTAAAACAGATGCCGCAAATACAATTAAAACAATTACAACTGTTGATGGGCTTTCGGGTCAGACGATTTCGGCAGTTTATTATAGTGAAGCATTCAAAAAAACGATTGTAGGCTATGAAAATGGTTTGATGATCGTAATCAATGAGAGTGACGGTAGTATCATGAAAATTGTTGATATTATCAATAAACAATTGGCTCCCAATTTGAAAAAAATCAATCATTTTATGGAACATAACGGTTTGGTTTATGTTTCCTGTGATTTTGGAATTGTACAGTTTAATTTAACCACATTACAATTTGGTGATACCTATTTTATAGGTGATAATGGAGCAGAAATTAGCGTAAGGCAAACTACTTTTTTTAATGGATTTATTTATGCTGCAACTTCAAGCGGTATCAGAAAGGCAGATAGTACAAACGCAAATCTGATTGATTTTAAGCAATGGCTACTTGTAAATACAGGGAATTGGTCCAGTATTGAGGCTTTAGATACAGAACTTATTGCAATAAATACAACTGGATATGTTCATCGGTTAAATGCAGGTGCTTTTGTTGGATTTTTGCAGCTTCCACAACCTGCAGTAGACATGAGGTCAAAAAATCATAATTTGTTTATTACAATTCCTAATCTGGTTTATGTTTATAATAATCAAATGATTTTAAATCGTCAGATCACAAACACTCAGGTTTTAGATAATACGATTACATTTACTTGTACAACCAGTGTTGGTAATTCGATTTATATAGGAACAAAAGAAAAAGGACTATTTTCTTCGACACTTTCAGGAGCAGCTGTTTTTGAAAATAATACACCTGCTGGTCCTGCGCGTAATAGTATTTTTTCGCTGGATGTAACTCCAGGTTCGCTTTGGGCTGTTTATGGAGATTATGATACATATTATAATCCCTATGATTTAGATAGCTACGGAATTAGCAAATTTAATACTTCAGGCTGGTTAAATATTCCGTATTCTGAGGTTTATGATGCGAAGTCGATAACTAGAGTTATAATAAATCCTGCAAACGAAAAACAAGTCTATGCAAGCTCTTTTTTTTCAGGATTATTAAGAATAGAAGATGATGTTCCTAATTTTTTATACAATGAAAAAAATAGTGGATTACAATCTATTACTACAGAAGGACCAAATTATATAGATGTACGTATTAATGCAACTGCTTTTGATAAAACGGGAAATCTTTGGATAACCAATAGTCGTATTAAGAATGGATTGAAAGTTTTGAAATCCAATGGGCAATGGGGGAGTTATGCTATGACTTCAATTTTGGACGATGCAGAGGCGAGTAGTTATTCCAGTATTCTTGTTGACCGAAATAATGTGAAATGGATAGGGACCAACAGAGATGGAGTTGTTGGTTTTAATGAAACTACAAATACATTTAAAAAAATGACTTTTGGAGTAGATGCCGGGAATCTTCCAATTGCAGATGTCAGATCAATCGCAATAGATACGAAGAATCAATTGTGGATAGGAACAACAAAAGGATTGCGTGTGCTGAGTAATATAGGAAGTTTTCAAAGTGAGAGTCAGCTTAAAGCAAATCCAATAATTATAATGGAGGATAATCTGGCTCAGGAATTACTGTATGAGCAATTTATTACTTCAATAGCTGTAGATGGAGCAAATAATAAATGGATTGGTACGGCTGATTCCGGTGTTTTTATGGTGTCGCCAAATGGACAGGAAACCAAATATCATTTTACAATAAATAATTCGCCACTGCCAAGTAATGTGGTGAATGATATAAAAATTAATAGTGCTACAGGTGAGGTGTTTATTGCAACCAATAAAGGAATGATATCATTTAAGGGTATTGCAACCGAAGCAAATGAAGATTTGAATAATGTTTATGTGTACCCAAATCCGGTTAGGCCAACCTATTTCGGGACTGTGAAAATAGCTGGTCTATTAGATAAAGCAAATATTAAAATAACTGATATCGAAGGAAATTTGGTTTATGAAGCAACATCAGAAGGAGGTACAATCGAATGGGATACAACTGCTTTCGGTCGTTACAAAGTTTCCTCCGGAGTGTATATGATTTTTATTTCTGCTCAGGATGGTGGTGAGACGAAAGTGAAAAAAGTTATGATAATTAGATAA
- the ileS gene encoding isoleucine--tRNA ligase gives MSTKFTEYKGLDLPTVATEVLDFWKKENIFEKSVTTREGAEPFVFFEGPPSANGLPGIHHVMARAIKDIFCRYKTQKGFQVKRKAGWDTHGLPVELGTEKELGITKEDIGKTISIEEYNEACKKTVMRYTDVWNDLTEKMGYWVDMEDPYVTYKPKYMESVWWLLKQIYDKGLLYKGYTIQPYSPKAGTGLSSHEVNQPGAYRDVTDTTIVAQFKTLPETLPSFLQGFGDVHILAWTTTPWTLPSNTALTVGPKIDYVLVKTFNQYTFEPINVILAKNLVGKQFGKGFFLSEDDADFDNVKNGDKKLPYKIVTEAKGADLVEIRYEQLLPYVLPYQNPENAFRVIAGDFVTTEDGTGVVHTAPTFGADDAKVAKEAKPEVPPMLVLDEEGNAVPLVDLQGKFTSHVGELAGKYVKNEYYDAGQAPEKSVDVEIAIRLKEENKAFKVEKYVHSYPHSWRTDEPLLYYPLDSWFIKVTDVKDRMFDLNETINWKPKSTGEGRFGNWLKNANDWNLSRSRYWGIPLPIWRTEDKKEEVLIGSVEELYSAIEKSIEAGFQKENPFKGFEIGNMSESNYDLIDLHKNVVDQITLVSASGQPMKRESDLIDVWFDSGAMPYAQWHYPFENKDKIDENKDFPANFIAEGVDQTRGWFYTLHAIGTLVFDKVAYKNVVSNGLVLDKNGIKMSKSKGNTIDPFKTIEEFGPDATRWYMIMNANPWDNLKFDLEGIAEVRRKFFGTLYNTYSFFSLYANIDGFKYAEAEIPLNERPEIDQWIISELNTLVKFVDECYEDYEPTKATRAISEFVQENLSNWYVRLCRRRFWKGEYAKDKIAAYQTLYTCLLTISKLSAPVAPFFMDKLYRDLTVSTGTEDFASVHLAEFPKFVENFVNKTLESKMQKAQTISSLVLSLRKKEMIKVRQPLQKVMIPVLDENQRAEIEAISDLVKAEVNVKEIELLDDASGILVKQIKPNFKALGPRFGKDMGLISKEIQGFSADQINELDKQGTLDIVIAGNSVTLSLEDVEITSQDIEGWLVANSNGITVALDITISEELKNEGISRELVNRIQNIRKDSGFEVTDKIKVQIKRNGILEDAVSKNEDYIKSETLTDNLVFVDALENGTEIEFDDIKTMILISK, from the coding sequence ATGAGTACAAAATTTACTGAATACAAAGGACTTGACTTGCCAACTGTAGCTACTGAAGTTCTTGATTTTTGGAAGAAAGAAAATATATTTGAAAAGAGTGTAACAACTCGCGAAGGTGCTGAGCCTTTCGTATTTTTTGAAGGTCCGCCTTCAGCAAACGGATTACCTGGAATTCACCACGTAATGGCACGTGCGATTAAAGATATTTTTTGCAGATATAAAACTCAAAAAGGTTTTCAGGTAAAAAGAAAAGCCGGTTGGGATACTCACGGTTTGCCTGTAGAATTGGGTACCGAAAAAGAATTAGGAATTACAAAAGAAGATATTGGTAAAACCATTTCTATCGAAGAATATAACGAAGCGTGTAAAAAAACCGTAATGCGTTATACTGACGTATGGAATGATTTGACCGAAAAAATGGGGTATTGGGTAGATATGGAAGATCCATATGTAACGTATAAACCAAAATACATGGAATCGGTTTGGTGGCTTTTAAAACAAATCTACGATAAAGGTTTGTTGTACAAAGGATACACGATTCAGCCATACTCTCCAAAAGCAGGAACAGGATTATCTTCTCACGAAGTTAACCAGCCTGGAGCTTATAGAGATGTTACTGATACTACGATTGTAGCGCAGTTTAAAACATTGCCTGAGACATTGCCAAGTTTTTTACAAGGTTTTGGAGATGTTCACATTTTGGCCTGGACAACAACGCCTTGGACATTGCCATCGAATACAGCTTTGACGGTTGGTCCAAAAATCGATTATGTTTTAGTAAAAACATTCAATCAATATACTTTTGAGCCAATCAATGTGATTTTGGCTAAAAACTTAGTTGGAAAACAATTCGGAAAAGGATTTTTCTTAAGTGAAGATGATGCTGACTTTGATAACGTTAAAAACGGAGATAAAAAACTTCCATATAAAATAGTAACTGAAGCAAAAGGAGCTGATTTAGTAGAGATCCGTTACGAGCAATTATTGCCGTACGTATTACCATATCAAAATCCTGAGAATGCTTTTAGAGTAATTGCTGGAGATTTCGTTACAACTGAAGACGGAACAGGAGTTGTGCATACAGCACCGACTTTTGGTGCTGATGATGCTAAAGTAGCAAAAGAAGCAAAACCGGAAGTACCGCCAATGTTGGTTTTGGATGAAGAAGGAAATGCAGTTCCGTTAGTTGATTTACAAGGGAAATTCACTTCTCATGTTGGGGAACTTGCTGGTAAATACGTTAAAAATGAATATTACGATGCAGGACAAGCTCCGGAGAAATCTGTAGATGTTGAAATTGCTATTCGTCTAAAAGAAGAAAATAAAGCATTTAAAGTTGAAAAATACGTGCACAGTTATCCACACAGCTGGAGAACTGACGAACCGTTATTATATTATCCACTAGATTCATGGTTCATCAAAGTAACCGATGTAAAAGATAGAATGTTCGACCTGAACGAAACTATCAATTGGAAGCCTAAATCTACTGGTGAAGGACGTTTTGGAAACTGGCTTAAAAATGCCAACGACTGGAACTTATCTCGTTCTAGATATTGGGGAATTCCGTTGCCAATTTGGAGAACTGAAGATAAAAAAGAAGAAGTTCTTATTGGTTCTGTTGAAGAATTATACAGTGCGATTGAGAAATCTATCGAAGCAGGTTTTCAGAAAGAAAACCCGTTTAAAGGTTTCGAAATCGGAAACATGTCTGAATCAAATTATGATTTAATTGATTTGCACAAAAATGTAGTTGATCAAATTACTTTGGTTTCGGCTTCAGGCCAACCAATGAAACGCGAAAGTGATTTAATTGACGTTTGGTTTGATTCTGGAGCAATGCCTTATGCACAATGGCATTATCCTTTTGAAAACAAAGATAAAATTGATGAGAATAAAGATTTCCCTGCAAATTTCATCGCAGAAGGAGTAGATCAAACACGTGGATGGTTTTATACTTTACATGCAATCGGAACTTTGGTTTTTGATAAAGTAGCGTATAAAAACGTAGTTTCTAATGGTTTGGTTCTGGATAAGAATGGAATTAAAATGTCTAAGAGTAAAGGAAATACTATAGATCCGTTTAAAACCATTGAAGAATTTGGTCCTGATGCCACGCGTTGGTATATGATTATGAATGCAAATCCGTGGGATAACTTAAAGTTTGACCTTGAGGGAATTGCTGAGGTTCGCCGTAAATTCTTCGGAACTCTTTATAATACGTATTCTTTCTTTTCGTTATATGCTAACATCGATGGATTTAAGTATGCTGAAGCAGAAATTCCGTTAAACGAAAGACCAGAAATCGATCAATGGATTATTTCTGAGTTGAATACTCTAGTTAAGTTTGTAGACGAATGTTATGAAGATTACGAGCCAACAAAAGCGACAAGAGCAATTTCTGAATTTGTTCAGGAGAACCTAAGTAACTGGTACGTTCGTTTATGTCGTCGTCGTTTCTGGAAAGGTGAATACGCTAAAGATAAAATCGCAGCCTACCAAACGCTTTATACTTGCTTACTTACAATTAGTAAATTAAGCGCTCCTGTAGCTCCTTTTTTTATGGATAAATTGTACAGAGATTTGACCGTTTCTACGGGAACCGAGGATTTTGCTAGTGTTCACTTGGCTGAATTCCCAAAATTTGTCGAAAACTTTGTTAATAAAACGTTAGAAAGCAAAATGCAGAAGGCGCAAACCATCTCATCTTTGGTTTTATCACTTAGAAAAAAGGAAATGATCAAAGTGCGTCAACCTCTGCAAAAGGTAATGATTCCGGTACTTGACGAGAATCAGCGTGCTGAAATTGAAGCTATTTCTGACCTTGTAAAAGCCGAAGTTAACGTGAAAGAAATTGAACTTTTAGATGATGCTTCGGGTATTTTAGTAAAGCAGATAAAGCCTAATTTTAAGGCACTTGGGCCACGTTTCGGTAAGGATATGGGCTTGATTTCTAAGGAGATACAAGGTTTTTCTGCCGATCAGATTAATGAATTGGACAAGCAGGGAACGCTAGATATTGTTATTGCAGGAAATAGTGTAACTTTATCATTAGAAGACGTCGAAATAACATCTCAGGATATTGAAGGATGGTTGGTTGCAAATTCAAACGGAATTACGGTAGCACTTGACATTACAATATCTGAAGAGTTGAAAAATGAAGGTATCTCGAGAGAATTAGTAAACAGAATTCAGAATATCCGTAAAGATTCAGGATTTGAAGTTACTGATAAGATTAAGGTGCAGATAAAAAGAAACGGTATCTTGGAAGATGCAGTTTCAAAAAATGAAGACTATATTAAGTCTGAGACACTAACTGATAATTTGGTTTTTGTGGATGCTTTAGAAAACGGCACAGAAATTGAGTTTGATGATATTAAAACTATGATATTAATTTCAAAATAA
- the gdhA gene encoding NADP-specific glutamate dehydrogenase: MEQKINEFMALVESKNPNEPEFLQAVREFAETVIPFIAERKKYDGKNLLLRIAEPERSIIFRVPWVDDKGEIIVNRGFRIQMNSAIGPYKGGIRFHHTVNLSVLKFLAFEQVFKNSLTTLPMGGGKGGSDFDPEGKSDGEIMRFCQSFMTELCRHIGPDLDVPAGDIGVGAREIGYLFGQYKRIRNEFTGVLTGKGLAYGGSLIRPEATGYGVVYFTDQMLRTIGHEIKGKRVAISGFGNVAWGVALKINELGGKLVTISGPDGYIYDEEGISGEKIDHMVEMRATGDNRAELYVKKYPNAVFHKGKSPWEVKVDIAIPCATQNELNGEDAQKLIDNGVLCVTEAANMPSTLDAIKLFLDNKVLFAPGKAANAGGVAASGLEMTQNSIRLNWTSEEVDLRLKDIMVGIHNQCKKYGAGEDGYVNYVKGANIAGFVKVADAMLAQGVV, translated from the coding sequence ATGGAACAAAAAATAAATGAATTTATGGCTCTTGTTGAGTCAAAAAATCCAAACGAGCCAGAATTTCTTCAAGCCGTTAGAGAATTTGCCGAAACGGTAATTCCATTCATTGCAGAAAGAAAAAAATATGATGGAAAAAATTTATTGCTTAGAATAGCTGAACCGGAAAGATCTATTATTTTTAGAGTTCCGTGGGTAGATGATAAGGGAGAGATTATTGTAAATCGTGGTTTTAGAATTCAGATGAATTCTGCAATTGGACCTTATAAAGGAGGAATTAGATTCCATCATACTGTAAATTTATCAGTTTTAAAATTCCTAGCTTTCGAACAAGTTTTTAAAAATAGTTTGACAACTTTACCTATGGGTGGAGGAAAAGGAGGTTCTGATTTTGATCCTGAAGGTAAATCTGATGGAGAAATTATGCGTTTCTGTCAATCATTTATGACAGAATTATGTCGTCATATTGGACCAGACTTAGATGTTCCTGCGGGAGATATTGGAGTTGGTGCAAGAGAAATTGGTTATCTTTTTGGTCAATATAAAAGAATAAGAAACGAATTTACAGGTGTTTTAACAGGTAAAGGTCTTGCTTACGGAGGATCATTAATTAGACCAGAAGCTACTGGCTATGGTGTAGTTTATTTTACAGATCAAATGCTTCGTACTATCGGACATGAAATAAAAGGTAAAAGAGTTGCAATTTCTGGATTTGGAAATGTTGCTTGGGGAGTTGCATTAAAAATAAATGAACTAGGAGGGAAATTAGTTACTATTTCCGGACCTGATGGTTATATTTATGATGAAGAAGGAATCTCGGGAGAAAAAATCGATCATATGGTCGAAATGAGAGCAACGGGAGATAACAGAGCAGAGCTTTATGTAAAGAAATATCCAAATGCTGTTTTCCATAAAGGAAAAAGCCCATGGGAAGTAAAAGTTGATATTGCAATTCCATGTGCTACTCAAAATGAATTGAATGGAGAAGATGCTCAAAAACTAATTGATAATGGTGTTTTATGTGTTACAGAGGCTGCAAATATGCCTTCAACGTTAGATGCTATTAAATTATTTTTAGATAATAAAGTACTTTTTGCTCCTGGTAAAGCTGCAAATGCTGGTGGAGTAGCTGCTTCTGGATTAGAAATGACACAAAACTCTATTCGTTTGAACTGGACAAGTGAAGAAGTAGATTTAAGATTAAAAGATATTATGGTTGGAATTCACAACCAATGTAAAAAATATGGTGCTGGCGAGGATGGTTATGTTAATTATGTAAAAGGAGCTAACATTGCAGGATTTGTAAAAGTTGCTGATGCTATGCTTGCTCAGGGTGTAGTGTAG
- the recO gene encoding DNA repair protein RecO, with the protein MQVKTKAIVISSLKFQEKSLIVKCFTLSSGLKSYFVRDAFSSRKASQKIAYFQSLSILEIEAVHKNKGTLENFKEIKTAVPFRTIHTDIFKSTIVMFLSEMLHYSIQEEEKNEPLFVFLETALTWLDHHEEISNFHLILLLEITKYLGFYPDVSEIALPYFEMNEGIFTHFQTSTALSEHETSLLKKLIDLKFDNSQKIFHVVERQLLLKILIDFYSSHLEGFKKPKSLDVLKEIFS; encoded by the coding sequence GTGCAAGTTAAAACCAAAGCCATAGTAATCTCATCCTTAAAATTTCAGGAAAAAAGTTTGATTGTAAAATGTTTTACACTTTCAAGCGGACTGAAATCTTATTTTGTGCGCGATGCTTTTTCGAGCAGGAAAGCCAGTCAGAAAATTGCTTATTTTCAGTCATTATCAATTCTGGAAATCGAAGCTGTTCATAAGAATAAAGGAACGCTGGAAAACTTCAAAGAAATAAAGACTGCAGTTCCTTTTCGGACCATTCATACTGATATTTTTAAAAGTACAATAGTTATGTTCTTGTCTGAAATGCTTCATTATTCGATTCAGGAAGAAGAAAAAAACGAGCCGCTTTTCGTGTTTTTAGAAACCGCTTTAACGTGGCTTGATCATCATGAAGAAATTTCAAATTTTCATTTAATTTTACTTTTAGAAATTACAAAATATCTGGGTTTTTATCCTGATGTTTCTGAAATTGCTCTGCCGTATTTTGAAATGAATGAAGGGATTTTTACACACTTTCAAACTTCAACAGCTCTTTCTGAGCATGAAACAAGTTTGCTTAAAAAGCTTATTGATCTGAAATTTGATAATAGCCAGAAAATCTTTCATGTTGTAGAAAGACAATTGCTTCTTAAAATTTTAATTGATTTTTACAGTTCTCATTTAGAAGGGTTTAAAAAGCCAAAATCACTCGATGTTTTGAAAGAAATCTTTTCTTAA
- a CDS encoding TraR/DksA family transcriptional regulator: MIDEITRYSDADLAEFKEIIQAKIKKAQEDLDLIKSAYMNDLNNGTDDTSPTFKAFEEGSETMSKEANSQLAIRQEKFIRDLKNALFRVENKTYGICKVTGKLIGKERLKIVPHATMSIEAKNLQR, from the coding sequence ATGATAGATGAAATTACAAGATACTCTGACGCTGATTTGGCGGAGTTCAAAGAAATAATCCAGGCAAAAATTAAAAAAGCACAAGAAGATCTTGATTTGATCAAAAGTGCCTATATGAATGATTTAAATAACGGGACAGATGATACATCTCCTACTTTCAAAGCTTTTGAAGAAGGAAGTGAAACAATGTCTAAAGAAGCAAACTCTCAATTGGCTATAAGACAAGAGAAGTTTATTCGTGACTTAAAGAATGCTCTATTCCGTGTTGAAAACAAAACATATGGTATTTGCAAAGTAACAGGTAAATTAATTGGTAAGGAAAGGCTTAAAATCGTTCCTCATGCAACAATGAGTATCGAAGCTAAAAACTTGCAACGATAA
- a CDS encoding THC0290_0291 family protein: protein MLKPIIITLFAILGISTTATAQSDIAQEIGIFAGPVTLQSDFGERNNFDTNVGNTGFGIGIIHFINFSAANNHETFFSEHFKVRSELSFSKTDLQHFGRWVEKKPANLTINQLKGMSASSTVFGLGSQLEFSFIKIHDFENNVGSFSPYLSAGIMINYYSSKIGSSLGDITLPHITPGKYLTPSDGRPHGFSSETGIAASITGGLGVHYKLTTMSDLMFETRFQMFTSDWIDGLNPNKDIYKENKSNDWQVWFNFGYIYYLEF, encoded by the coding sequence ATGCTCAAACCTATAATTATCACGTTATTTGCCATACTTGGCATCTCTACAACTGCAACTGCTCAATCCGATATTGCGCAAGAAATAGGAATATTCGCAGGACCTGTAACCCTCCAATCTGATTTTGGTGAAAGAAATAATTTTGATACCAATGTTGGAAATACAGGATTTGGAATTGGAATTATACATTTTATCAACTTTTCTGCCGCCAACAACCACGAAACTTTTTTCTCTGAACACTTTAAAGTAAGATCTGAACTATCTTTTAGCAAGACAGACTTACAACACTTTGGTAGATGGGTCGAAAAAAAACCAGCCAATTTGACTATCAACCAATTGAAAGGAATGAGTGCAAGCTCGACAGTTTTTGGATTAGGATCTCAATTAGAATTTTCTTTTATAAAAATTCATGACTTCGAAAACAATGTTGGTAGCTTCAGTCCGTACTTAAGTGCAGGTATTATGATAAACTATTATTCATCAAAAATTGGTTCTAGTTTAGGAGATATAACACTTCCTCATATTACACCAGGAAAATATTTAACTCCATCAGACGGAAGACCTCACGGTTTTTCATCCGAAACCGGAATTGCAGCTTCAATTACAGGTGGTCTGGGAGTACATTATAAGCTAACGACAATGAGCGATTTAATGTTTGAAACTCGTTTTCAAATGTTTACTTCAGACTGGATTGACGGTTTAAACCCTAACAAAGATATCTACAAAGAAAACAAATCAAACGATTGGCAAGTATGGTTTAACTTTGGATACATCTACTACTTAGAATTCTAG
- a CDS encoding roadblock/LC7 domain-containing protein, whose protein sequence is MNEITTTLNDFLVNTKSTAALILNGKGKLITSLHVDYSDSVAAMSAAILSMSEKFLIDLDKGALKQLFLKTSEGVVIGNKISGTNFVIAFTKEGSNLALLMRSTEELSAELSKNSLLK, encoded by the coding sequence ATGAATGAAATAACTACTACTTTAAATGATTTTCTGGTTAACACAAAATCTACAGCTGCCTTAATTTTAAATGGGAAAGGGAAATTAATCACTTCTCTTCATGTGGACTACAGCGATAGTGTTGCTGCCATGAGCGCCGCAATATTATCAATGAGCGAAAAATTTTTAATCGATTTAGACAAAGGTGCACTAAAACAACTCTTTCTAAAAACTTCAGAAGGAGTAGTCATTGGAAACAAAATCAGTGGCACCAACTTTGTAATCGCATTTACCAAGGAAGGAAGTAATCTGGCCTTATTAATGAGATCTACCGAAGAATTATCTGCAGAACTTAGCAAAAATTCACTATTAAAGTAA